TTGGTGGCCGGCTTTATGCAGATCCCCGCGCTGCACCCGAAGCTTTGTATCATCGAGATCGTTTCGTGGGGGGCTCCCTCCGCCTCAATATGGAACGTGATGTGGTTCGCTCCTGCCTTGGCAAAATCTTTTATATACCTTTGAGGCTGGGAAATCATTAGGTGAGCATCAAAGCAAAGGTCGCTGGTTTTCCTCAAAGACGCAATTACAGGAGGCCCTATCGTTATATTCGGCACGAAATGGCCGTCCATAATGTCTAAATGGATAATCTTAACCCCGCTCTTCTCAACGTCGGCCACTTCCTCCGCCAGGCAGGAGAAATCAGCGCTGAGCAGGCTGGGGGCAATCTCAATTGTTCCGGGTTTGGGCAGCTGCATTAAAGCTCCAAGATGTTATTGATGTTGTTCTCTTTTCTATGATAACTATAAAAATAATTCTGGCAAGCCGCTTTAATTCGGGTCTATGAAGTCTAATCGAAGATGCCGCTGATTTTCTCGGCGTTTAATTCTGTAAGCGAATCCACCACCATATCAGCCTTCGGCTCGAGCTCGCTGCGGCTGTAAGTGCCTGCAACGCCGATGGTTTTAGCTCCGGCCGCTGCTCCGGCTTCAAGCCCCCAGTGCGAGTCTTCAATCACGGTGCATTCTGCCGGCGAAAGTCCGCCTGCGGTTGTTCGGGCAAGCTTCTCAGCCGCTTTGGTGTAGCCCTCTGGATGGGGCTTGCCTCGGGATACATCATCCGCTGTTACTACGGCATCGAAATATTTGAAGTAGTTTTTCCCGCTCCTCTCGGCCTCGGCGGCAAATATCCCCTCAATATCTGAAAAAAGCGCTCCCGAACAGATTGCCATTTTTATGCCGGCCTTCGAAAGTGAGCTTGTTAGCTGTGCGAATCCCTTAAGTATGCATCTTTCCGTGCTTGCAAGCTCATCAAAAACTGCTGCCTTCTCATCAATCAGCCAGCCGAGCTTTTCTTCAGTGAGCTCGAAGCCGTAATCACGGCTCATCGCCTCAAGGGCTTCTTTGTCTGTGAAGCCCAGATACTTTTCCCAGTAAACGTCTTTTTCTATTCTGCCTGCCTGCTTCTCGAGAATCCTGCAGAAGGCCATATAGTGGAGCAGCTCGGTATCTGCTATCACTCCGTCAAAATCGAATAATACTGCTTTAAATCCCATATTGAATCCCTTATTGCTTATAAATTCATAATGTATGATATTTTACTTTCCCTGTTTTGCAACTCTAATGAAAAATTCACCACTAGCAAAGCATTGCGATTCAAATTAAAATCCAAGTGTTAAATTAAAAAAGTTTGAGAATTTTTTGAATTTTCTTGAATTGCTGATTGAAATATTC
This window of the Sedimentisphaera salicampi genome carries:
- the rpe gene encoding ribulose-phosphate 3-epimerase, whose protein sequence is MQLPKPGTIEIAPSLLSADFSCLAEEVADVEKSGVKIIHLDIMDGHFVPNITIGPPVIASLRKTSDLCFDAHLMISQPQRYIKDFAKAGANHITFHIEAEGAPHETISMIQSFGCSAGICIKPATNPEEVLEIASLCRMILVMTVEPGFGGQVFREKCAEKCIFLRETLGKDVRIEVDGGINETTAGKAGELGADTLVAGSAVFGSKNRQEAVEKISASAKKR
- a CDS encoding HAD family hydrolase encodes the protein MGFKAVLFDFDGVIADTELLHYMAFCRILEKQAGRIEKDVYWEKYLGFTDKEALEAMSRDYGFELTEEKLGWLIDEKAAVFDELASTERCILKGFAQLTSSLSKAGIKMAICSGALFSDIEGIFAAEAERSGKNYFKYFDAVVTADDVSRGKPHPEGYTKAAEKLARTTAGGLSPAECTVIEDSHWGLEAGAAAGAKTIGVAGTYSRSELEPKADMVVDSLTELNAEKISGIFD